In the genome of Saccopteryx leptura isolate mSacLep1 chromosome 10, mSacLep1_pri_phased_curated, whole genome shotgun sequence, one region contains:
- the USP19 gene encoding ubiquitin carboxyl-terminal hydrolase 19 isoform X2 yields MSGGASATGPRRGPPGLEEATSKKKQKDRANQENKDGDPRRGSVSTAREEQTKDELLLDWRQSADEVIVKLRVGAGPLQLEEVDAAFTNTDCVVRLPDGRQWGGVFYAEIEGSSAKVQARKGGLLQLALPKKVPMLTWPSLLKKPLGTQELVPGLKCQENGQESSPIALELGPEPRRAKQEARNQKRAQGRGEVGAGTGPGAQAGPSAKRAVHLRRGPEGEGSRDGPGPQGDAPAFLAEPAIQAEAEEQLRVPPLNPQTGLLGSGEENLALLSGEKPVSPRNDPVSPAMTRSRDPEKGDRSKEEMALAADAASLVDGKEPESMVSLPFVKNDSYEKGPDSVVVHVYVKEICRDISRVLFREQDFTLIFQTRDGNFLRLHPGCGPHTIFRWQVKLRNLIEPEQCTFCFTASRIDICLRKRQSQRWGGLEAPATRGAVGGAKVAVPTGPTPLDSTPPGGAPHPLTVQEEARAVEKEKPKTRSEDTGLDGVAARTPMEHVAPKPEPHLASPKPTCMVPPMPHSPVSGDSVEEEEEEEKKVCLPGFTGLVNLGNTCFMNSVIQSLSNTRELRDFFHDRSFEAEINYNNPLGTGGRLAIGFAVLLRALWKGTHHAFQPSKLKAIVASKASQFTGFAQHDAQEFMAFLLDGLHEDLNRIQNKPYTETVDSDGRPDEVVAEEAWQRHKMRNDSFIVDLFQGQYKSKLVCPMCAKVSITFDPFLYLPVPLPQKQKVLPVFYFAREPHSKPIKFLVSISKENSSASEVLDSLSQSVHVKPENLRLAEVIKNRFHRVFLPSHSLDTVSPSDTLLCFELLSPELAKERVVVLEVQQRPQVPSIPISKCAACQRKQQSEDEKLKRCTRCYRVGYCNQLCQKTHWPDHKGLCRPENIGYPFLVSVPASRLTYARLAQLLEGYARYSVSVFQPPFQPGRMALESQGPGCTSLHSTSSLEAGDSEREPISIQPPELQPVTPVAEGDTVVPRAWAAPDRVPAPSTSGISSEILASGPIEVGSLPAGERVSRPEAAVPGYQHPSESMNSHTPQFFIYKIDASNREQRLEDKGDTPLDLGDDCSLALVWRNNERLQEFVLVASKELECAEDLGSAGEAARAGHFTLDQCLTLFTRPEVLAPEEAWYCPQCKQHREASKQLLLWRLPNVLIVQLKRFSFRSFIWRDKINDLVEFPVRNLDLSKFCIGQKEEQLPSYDLYAVINHYGGMIGGHYTACARLPNERSSQRSDVGWRLFDDSTVTTVDESQVVTRYAYVLFYRRRNSPVERPPRAGTSEHLPDMGPAAEAAASQASRIWQELEAEEEPVPEGPAPLGPWGPQDWVGPPPRGPTTADEGCLRYFVLGTVAALVALVLNVFYPLVSQSRWR; encoded by the exons ATGTCTGGCGGGGCTAGTGCTACAGGCCCAAGAAGAGGGCCCCCAGGACTGGAGGAGGCCACCAGTAAGAAGAAGCAGAAGGATCGAGCAAACCAGGAGAACAAGGATGGAGATCCTAGGAGAG GGTCAGTGTCCACTGCTCGGGAGGAACAGACCAAAGACG AGTTGTTGCTTGATTGGAGGCAGAGTGCAGATGAAGTGATTGTCAAGCTGCGTGTAGGAGCGGGTCCCCTGCAGCTGGAGGAGGTGGATGCTGCTTTCACGAACACAGACTGTGTGGTGCGGCTTCCAG ATGGTCGGCAGTGGGGTGGTGTTTTCTATGCTGAGATAGAAGGTTCTAGCGCCAAAGTGCAGGCTCGTAAAGGTGGCCTCCTGCAGCTGGCACTGCCCAAGAAGGTGCCTATGCTCACATGGCCCTCTCTCCTG AAGAAACCTCTGGGGACGCAGGAGTTGGTGCCAGGGCTGAAGTGCCAGGAGAATGGGCAGGAGTCGTCTCCCATTGCCCTGGAGCTGGGCCCTGAGCCCCGCCGGGCCAAGCAGGAGGCCCGGAACCAGAAGCGGGCCCAGGGCCGTGGTGAGGTAGGGGCGGGGACTGGCCCTGGGGCCCAGGCGGGGCCCAGTGCCAAGAGGGCTGTGCATCTCCGAAGAGGGCCAGAGGGAGAAGGGTCCAGAGATGGCCCTGGACCCCAGGGCGATGCCCCCGCCTTCCTGGCTGAGCCAGCCATCCAG GCTGAGGCTGAGGAACAGCTCCGGGTACCACCATTGAACCCCCAGACCGGCCTCCTGGGCTCAGGAGAGGAGAATCTAGCACTTTTGTCAGGAGAGAAGCCAGTGTCCCCCAGGAATGACCCAGTCTCTCCAGCCATGACCCGAAGCAGAGACCCTGAGAAAGGTGACCGTTCCAAAGAGGAGATGGCGCTGGCAGCAGATGCTGCGTCCTTGGTGGATGGTAAAG AGCCCGAGTCCATGGTGAGCCTACCGTTTGTCAAGAACGACTCCTATGAGAAGGGGCCTGACTCGGTGGTGGTGCACGTGTACGTGAAGGAAATCTGCAGGGACATCTCTCGAGTGCTTTTCCGCGAGCAGGACTTCACCCTGATCTTCCagaccag GGACGGGAACTTCCTGAGACTGCACCCGGGCTGCGGGCCCCATACCATCTTCCGTTGGCAGGTGAAGCTCAG GAACCTGATTGAGCCAGAGCAGTGTACCTTCTGCTTCACAGCTTCTCGCATTGACATTTGCCTCCGGAAGCGGCAGAGTCAACGCTGGGGGGGGCTGGAGGCCCCAGCTACACGAG GTGCAGTGGGTGGTGCAAAGGTTGCCGTGCCGACAGGCCCAACCCCTCTGGATTCAACCCCACCGGGAGGTGCCCCACACCCCCTGACGGTCCAGGAGGAAGCCCGGGCTGTGGAGAAGGAGAAACCGAAGACTCGATCTGAGGACACAGGCCTGGATGGTGTGGCAGCTCGTACCCCCATGGAACATGTCGCCCCAAAGCCAGAACCTCACTTGGCCTCA CCCAAGCCCACATGCATGGTGCCTCCAATGCCCCACAGCCCTGTGAGCGGAGACAgtgtggaggaagaggaagaggaagagaagaaggtgtGTCTGCCAGGCTTCACTGGCCTTGTCAATCTAGGCAACACCTGCTTCATGAATAGCGTCATTCAATCTTTGTCCAACACTCGGGAGCTCCGGGACTTCTTCCATG ACCGCTCCTTTGAGGCCGAAATCAACTATAACAACCCACTGGGGACAGGTGGGCGTCTAGCCATTGGCTTTGCCGTGCTGCTCCGGGCACTGTGGAAGGGCACCCACCATGCCTTCCAGCCTTCCAAGTTAAAG GCCATTGTGGCCAGCAAGGCCAGCCAGTTCACAGGCTTTGCGCAGCATGATGCCCAGGAGTTCATGGCTTTTCTGCTGGACGGGCTGCATGAGGACCTGAACCGCATTCAGAATAAGCCCTACACGGAGACCGTGGACTCCGATGGCCGGCCCGACGAG GTGGTGGCTGAGGAAGCATGGCAGAGACACAAGATGAGGAATGACTCTTTCATCGTGGACCTGTTCCAGGGCCAGTACAAGTCAAAGCTGGTGTGCCCCATGTGCGCCAAG GTCTCCATCACGTTTGACCCATTCCTCTACCTGCCGGTGCCCTTGCCACAGAAGCAGAAGGTTCTGCCCGTCTTCTATTTTGCCCGGGAGCCCCACAGTAAGCCCATCAAG TTCCTGGTGAGCATCAGCAAAGAGAACTCCAGCGCGAGCGAGGTGCTGGACTCCCTCTCCCAGAGTGTCCATGTGAAGCCCGAGAACCTGCGTCTGGCCGAG GTGATTAAGAATCGTTTCCATCGTGTGTTCTTGCCCTCCCACTCCCTGGACACTGTGTCCCCATCGGACACACTCCTCTGCTTTGAGCTGTTGTCCCCAGAGCTGGCTAAGGAGCGGGTGGTAGTGCTCGAGGTGCAGCAG CGCCCCCAGGTGCCCAGCATTCCCATCTCCAAGTGCGCAGCCTGCCAACGGAAGCAACAGTCCGAGGATGAGAAGCTGAAACGCTGTACTCGGTGCTACCGCGTGGGCTACTGCAACCA gctcTGCCAGAAAACCCACTGGCCTGACCACAAGGGCCTCTGCCGCCCTGAGAACATCGGTTACCCCTTCCTGGTCAGCGTACCTGCCTCACGCCTCACTTACGCTCGTCTTGCTCAGTTGCTAGAGGGCTATGCCCG GTATTCTGTGAGTGTATTCCAGCCTCCCTTCCAGCCTGGCCGCATGGCCTTGGAGTCTCAGGGCCCTGGGTGCACCTCATTGCACTCCACTAGCTCCCTGGAGGCTGGGGACAGCGAGAGGGAACCCATCTCCATTCAGCCGCCTGAGCTCCAGCCGGTGACCCCTGTGGCTGAGGGGGACACAGTGGTTCCCCGGGCATGGGCAGCCCCTGATCGGGTCCCTGCGCCCAGCACCAGTGGAATTTCTTCTGAGATTCTGGCCAGTGGGCCCATTGAAGTTGGTTCCTTGCCAGCTGGTGAGAGGGTATCCCGGCCCGAAG CTGCTGTGCCTGGGTACCAGCACCCAAGTGAATCCATGAATTCCCACACACCCCagttctttatctataaaattgaCGCGTCCAACCGGGAGCAGCGGCTGGAGGATAAAG GAGATACCCCGTTGGATCTGGGCGATGACTGCAGCCTGGCCCTTGTCTGGCGGAACAATGAGCGCCTACAGGAGTTCGTATTGGTGGCCTCCAAGGAGCTGGAGTGTGCCGAGGACCTGGGTTCTGCTGGGGAGGCTGCCCGTGCTGGCCACTTCACTCTGGACCAGTGCCTCACCCTCTTCACGCGGCCCGAAGTGCTGGCGCCCGAGGAGGCTTG GTACTGCCCGCAGTGCAAACAACACCGGGAGGCCTCCAAGCAGCTTCTGCTCTGGCGCCTGCCGAACGTGCTCATTGTGCAGCTTAAGCGCTTCTCCTTTCGCAGTTTTATTTGGCGTGACAAGATCAATGACTTGGTGGAGTTCCCTGTTCG GAACCTGGACCTGAGCAAATTCTGCATTGGTCAGAAAGAGGAGCAGTTGCCCAGCTACGACCTGTATGCTGTCATCAACCACTACGGAGGCATGATTGGTGGCCACTACACAGCCTGTGCACGCCTGCCCAATGAGCGCAGCAGCCAGCGCAGTGACGTGG GCTGGCGCTTGTTTGATGATAGCACGGTGACAACAGTAGACGAGAGCCAGGTTGTGACGCGTTACGCCTATGTCCTCTTCTACCGCCGGCGGAACTCTCCTGTGGAGAGGCCTCCCCGGGCAGGTACCTCTGAGCACCTCCCAGACATGGGCCCTGCAGCCGAGGCTGCTGCCAGCCAG GCTTCCCGGATTTGGCAGGAGCTGGAGGCGGAGGAGGAGCCGGTACCCGAGGGGCCTGCGCCCCTGGGACCCTGGGGGCCCCAAGACTGGGTGGGCCCCCCGCCACGTGGCCCTACCACAGCTGATGAGGGCTGCCTCCGGTACTTTGTTCTGGGCACCGTGGCAGCTTTGGTGGCCCTCGTGCTCAACGTGTTCTATCCTCTGGTATCCCAGAGTCGCTGGAGATGA
- the USP19 gene encoding ubiquitin carboxyl-terminal hydrolase 19 isoform X12, with the protein MSGGASATGPRRGPPGLEEATSKKKQKDRANQENKDGDPRRGGSVSTAREEQTKDELLLDWRQSADEVIVKLRVGAGPLQLEEVDAAFTNTDCVVRLPDGRQWGGVFYAEIEGSSAKVQARKGGLLQLALPKKVPMLTWPSLLKKPLGTQELVPGLKCQENGQESSPIALELGPEPRRAKQEARNQKRAQGRGEVGAGTGPGAQAGPSAKRAVHLRRGPEGEGSRDGPGPQGDAPAFLAEPAIQAEAEEQLRVPPLNPQTGLLGSGEENLALLSGEKPVSPRNDPVSPAMTRSRDPEKGDRSKEEMALAADAASLVDEPESMVSLPFVKNDSYEKGPDSVVVHVYVKEICRDISRVLFREQDFTLIFQTRDGNFLRLHPGCGPHTIFRWQVKLRNLIEPEQCTFCFTASRIDICLRKRQSQRWGGLEAPATRGAVGGAKVAVPTGPTPLDSTPPGGAPHPLTVQEEARAVEKEKPKTRSEDTGLDGVAARTPMEHVAPKPEPHLASPKPTCMVPPMPHSPVSGDSVEEEEEEEKKVCLPGFTGLVNLGNTCFMNSVIQSLSNTRELRDFFHDRSFEAEINYNNPLGTGGRLAIGFAVLLRALWKGTHHAFQPSKLKAIVASKASQFTGFAQHDAQEFMAFLLDGLHEDLNRIQNKPYTETVDSDGRPDEVVAEEAWQRHKMRNDSFIVDLFQGQYKSKLVCPMCAKVSITFDPFLYLPVPLPQKQKVLPVFYFAREPHSKPIKFLVSISKENSSASEVLDSLSQSVHVKPENLRLAEVIKNRFHRVFLPSHSLDTVSPSDTLLCFELLSPELAKERVVVLEVQQRPQVPSIPISKCAACQRKQQSEDEKLKRCTRCYRVGYCNQLCQKTHWPDHKGLCRPENIGYPFLVSVPASRLTYARLAQLLEGYARYSVSVFQPPFQPGRMALESQGPGCTSLHSTSSLEAGDSEREPISIQPPELQPVTPVAEGDTVVPRAWAAPDRVPAPSTSGISSEILASGPIEVGSLPAGERVSRPEAAVPGYQHPSESMNSHTPQFFIYKIDASNREQRLEDKGDTPLDLGDDCSLALVWRNNERLQEFVLVASKELECAEDLGSAGEAARAGHFTLDQCLTLFTRPEVLAPEEAWYCPQCKQHREASKQLLLWRLPNVLIVQLKRFSFRSFIWRDKINDLVEFPVRNLDLSKFCIGQKEEQLPSYDLYAVINHYGGMIGGHYTACARLPNERSSQRSDVGWRLFDDSTVTTVDESQVVTRYAYVLFYRRRNSPVERPPRAGTSEHLPDMGPAAEAAASQGLGPGPAPEVAPTRTAPERFAPPVDCPAPTYSNMEEVD; encoded by the exons ATGTCTGGCGGGGCTAGTGCTACAGGCCCAAGAAGAGGGCCCCCAGGACTGGAGGAGGCCACCAGTAAGAAGAAGCAGAAGGATCGAGCAAACCAGGAGAACAAGGATGGAGATCCTAGGAGAGGTG GGTCAGTGTCCACTGCTCGGGAGGAACAGACCAAAGACG AGTTGTTGCTTGATTGGAGGCAGAGTGCAGATGAAGTGATTGTCAAGCTGCGTGTAGGAGCGGGTCCCCTGCAGCTGGAGGAGGTGGATGCTGCTTTCACGAACACAGACTGTGTGGTGCGGCTTCCAG ATGGTCGGCAGTGGGGTGGTGTTTTCTATGCTGAGATAGAAGGTTCTAGCGCCAAAGTGCAGGCTCGTAAAGGTGGCCTCCTGCAGCTGGCACTGCCCAAGAAGGTGCCTATGCTCACATGGCCCTCTCTCCTG AAGAAACCTCTGGGGACGCAGGAGTTGGTGCCAGGGCTGAAGTGCCAGGAGAATGGGCAGGAGTCGTCTCCCATTGCCCTGGAGCTGGGCCCTGAGCCCCGCCGGGCCAAGCAGGAGGCCCGGAACCAGAAGCGGGCCCAGGGCCGTGGTGAGGTAGGGGCGGGGACTGGCCCTGGGGCCCAGGCGGGGCCCAGTGCCAAGAGGGCTGTGCATCTCCGAAGAGGGCCAGAGGGAGAAGGGTCCAGAGATGGCCCTGGACCCCAGGGCGATGCCCCCGCCTTCCTGGCTGAGCCAGCCATCCAG GCTGAGGCTGAGGAACAGCTCCGGGTACCACCATTGAACCCCCAGACCGGCCTCCTGGGCTCAGGAGAGGAGAATCTAGCACTTTTGTCAGGAGAGAAGCCAGTGTCCCCCAGGAATGACCCAGTCTCTCCAGCCATGACCCGAAGCAGAGACCCTGAGAAAGGTGACCGTTCCAAAGAGGAGATGGCGCTGGCAGCAGATGCTGCGTCCTTGGTGGATG AGCCCGAGTCCATGGTGAGCCTACCGTTTGTCAAGAACGACTCCTATGAGAAGGGGCCTGACTCGGTGGTGGTGCACGTGTACGTGAAGGAAATCTGCAGGGACATCTCTCGAGTGCTTTTCCGCGAGCAGGACTTCACCCTGATCTTCCagaccag GGACGGGAACTTCCTGAGACTGCACCCGGGCTGCGGGCCCCATACCATCTTCCGTTGGCAGGTGAAGCTCAG GAACCTGATTGAGCCAGAGCAGTGTACCTTCTGCTTCACAGCTTCTCGCATTGACATTTGCCTCCGGAAGCGGCAGAGTCAACGCTGGGGGGGGCTGGAGGCCCCAGCTACACGAG GTGCAGTGGGTGGTGCAAAGGTTGCCGTGCCGACAGGCCCAACCCCTCTGGATTCAACCCCACCGGGAGGTGCCCCACACCCCCTGACGGTCCAGGAGGAAGCCCGGGCTGTGGAGAAGGAGAAACCGAAGACTCGATCTGAGGACACAGGCCTGGATGGTGTGGCAGCTCGTACCCCCATGGAACATGTCGCCCCAAAGCCAGAACCTCACTTGGCCTCA CCCAAGCCCACATGCATGGTGCCTCCAATGCCCCACAGCCCTGTGAGCGGAGACAgtgtggaggaagaggaagaggaagagaagaaggtgtGTCTGCCAGGCTTCACTGGCCTTGTCAATCTAGGCAACACCTGCTTCATGAATAGCGTCATTCAATCTTTGTCCAACACTCGGGAGCTCCGGGACTTCTTCCATG ACCGCTCCTTTGAGGCCGAAATCAACTATAACAACCCACTGGGGACAGGTGGGCGTCTAGCCATTGGCTTTGCCGTGCTGCTCCGGGCACTGTGGAAGGGCACCCACCATGCCTTCCAGCCTTCCAAGTTAAAG GCCATTGTGGCCAGCAAGGCCAGCCAGTTCACAGGCTTTGCGCAGCATGATGCCCAGGAGTTCATGGCTTTTCTGCTGGACGGGCTGCATGAGGACCTGAACCGCATTCAGAATAAGCCCTACACGGAGACCGTGGACTCCGATGGCCGGCCCGACGAG GTGGTGGCTGAGGAAGCATGGCAGAGACACAAGATGAGGAATGACTCTTTCATCGTGGACCTGTTCCAGGGCCAGTACAAGTCAAAGCTGGTGTGCCCCATGTGCGCCAAG GTCTCCATCACGTTTGACCCATTCCTCTACCTGCCGGTGCCCTTGCCACAGAAGCAGAAGGTTCTGCCCGTCTTCTATTTTGCCCGGGAGCCCCACAGTAAGCCCATCAAG TTCCTGGTGAGCATCAGCAAAGAGAACTCCAGCGCGAGCGAGGTGCTGGACTCCCTCTCCCAGAGTGTCCATGTGAAGCCCGAGAACCTGCGTCTGGCCGAG GTGATTAAGAATCGTTTCCATCGTGTGTTCTTGCCCTCCCACTCCCTGGACACTGTGTCCCCATCGGACACACTCCTCTGCTTTGAGCTGTTGTCCCCAGAGCTGGCTAAGGAGCGGGTGGTAGTGCTCGAGGTGCAGCAG CGCCCCCAGGTGCCCAGCATTCCCATCTCCAAGTGCGCAGCCTGCCAACGGAAGCAACAGTCCGAGGATGAGAAGCTGAAACGCTGTACTCGGTGCTACCGCGTGGGCTACTGCAACCA gctcTGCCAGAAAACCCACTGGCCTGACCACAAGGGCCTCTGCCGCCCTGAGAACATCGGTTACCCCTTCCTGGTCAGCGTACCTGCCTCACGCCTCACTTACGCTCGTCTTGCTCAGTTGCTAGAGGGCTATGCCCG GTATTCTGTGAGTGTATTCCAGCCTCCCTTCCAGCCTGGCCGCATGGCCTTGGAGTCTCAGGGCCCTGGGTGCACCTCATTGCACTCCACTAGCTCCCTGGAGGCTGGGGACAGCGAGAGGGAACCCATCTCCATTCAGCCGCCTGAGCTCCAGCCGGTGACCCCTGTGGCTGAGGGGGACACAGTGGTTCCCCGGGCATGGGCAGCCCCTGATCGGGTCCCTGCGCCCAGCACCAGTGGAATTTCTTCTGAGATTCTGGCCAGTGGGCCCATTGAAGTTGGTTCCTTGCCAGCTGGTGAGAGGGTATCCCGGCCCGAAG CTGCTGTGCCTGGGTACCAGCACCCAAGTGAATCCATGAATTCCCACACACCCCagttctttatctataaaattgaCGCGTCCAACCGGGAGCAGCGGCTGGAGGATAAAG GAGATACCCCGTTGGATCTGGGCGATGACTGCAGCCTGGCCCTTGTCTGGCGGAACAATGAGCGCCTACAGGAGTTCGTATTGGTGGCCTCCAAGGAGCTGGAGTGTGCCGAGGACCTGGGTTCTGCTGGGGAGGCTGCCCGTGCTGGCCACTTCACTCTGGACCAGTGCCTCACCCTCTTCACGCGGCCCGAAGTGCTGGCGCCCGAGGAGGCTTG GTACTGCCCGCAGTGCAAACAACACCGGGAGGCCTCCAAGCAGCTTCTGCTCTGGCGCCTGCCGAACGTGCTCATTGTGCAGCTTAAGCGCTTCTCCTTTCGCAGTTTTATTTGGCGTGACAAGATCAATGACTTGGTGGAGTTCCCTGTTCG GAACCTGGACCTGAGCAAATTCTGCATTGGTCAGAAAGAGGAGCAGTTGCCCAGCTACGACCTGTATGCTGTCATCAACCACTACGGAGGCATGATTGGTGGCCACTACACAGCCTGTGCACGCCTGCCCAATGAGCGCAGCAGCCAGCGCAGTGACGTGG GCTGGCGCTTGTTTGATGATAGCACGGTGACAACAGTAGACGAGAGCCAGGTTGTGACGCGTTACGCCTATGTCCTCTTCTACCGCCGGCGGAACTCTCCTGTGGAGAGGCCTCCCCGGGCAGGTACCTCTGAGCACCTCCCAGACATGGGCCCTGCAGCCGAGGCTGCTGCCAGCCAG GGACTAGGCCCTGGCCCGGCCCCCGAGGTGGCCCCCACGCGGACAGCCCCTGAACGCTTCGCCCCCCCTGTGgactgcccagcccccacctaCAGCAACATGGAGGAGGTCGATTAG